The genomic interval tcctttttcctgcCTGACTATTCCAATTAccatcggtcattgctcgagcttgcatcagcatgacatgcaatgacttcccgatttgcaccctgtcagctTCACGTGCACTTCCACTTCACCTACCCCCTCTTTTGATAAACCGAGTTTACCTTATTCCCAATCTTCATATCTAAATTACTTTTGAACTCAGAACCAAATAGTACGGTTTTCCAGGACATAGTTCCTTAGTCAAACACCAAAATTCTGGATCGGTCActctacaaatatttattaaacACAACTGTAAGCCTCAccgagcctggtcaataataatcattacttTTTGAGACTTAACCACGTTTGATTACAACTGTAAGCCCCACGAGCttggtaaataaatatacttcgTAACATAATCATTTACAAACTCTCAATCACCTTCATCACTTTGAATcctttcctgcagttgcatttatttgcataaaacgagaacgaacctGGATAATGACGCCGGTGAACCTTTTACCGACGTAACAAACTGGTGGCAGCGGTGTACTCCTCGTTTCTGTGGGAAAAATCGAACCTTATCAATCAAAttaacgaacatttttttttaaacacatTAATTTTCTAACGAATTGGTGACAGCGGTGATCTTCTCGTTCCTGTGGAAATCATCAAATCTGATTTTAAAACACACCAATTTCGTGACAGTTGGTGGTAGTCGTGAGTTGCGATTGTTATCTGTGGAAATTGACGCTGCACAAGCTTTTTACCGGTGGCAATACCTGCAAGCCGTCATAGATAGCACCTCGTACATACGAACAGCTAGTTTCGTGATAACGGAAACCCCGTTAATGAAAGTATCGTGTAAGTTGAAGTAAACAACAATTGTGACATAAATCACTCATCCAAATCGCGAGAAAGTGACGAAAATTCCCTCAATCCGCCAAAGAGCGACGTATTAAATCATATAAAAGGTGTCaagtgaattataaattgacTGGCCGTGTTAgtgtctggttttttttttttttatatcacaatGATAGTATGAACTATCAGAGTACGAGGACATGCgaaagcaacaacaacaattgtCATGTGTGcgctaaaatataatatatatataatgtagagTAACGTAGGTGTAAGGAGACTATGTAATGATAATGTAAAAGTGCTCGTCAGTTCGTCGACGGCACGCTCACGGGAAAGACGTAAATAAAGATACACCTATATTAGTACATGTGTCTTTCAGTCCTTAACCCTGGAACCCAACTCACCCGTACATAACAGTTGGCGACGAGGACGGTTCAGGGATGGTATAATTGACAAAACcgtaatcgaagaaaaaaaaaaaaattgtgtcttcggtcaaatttttaaaacggAGTCGTTACAAGCGCCCGAGTTTTTCCAAGAATTCGTACACTGActgacgttgaattttcaaccgtgAGCCCGTGCGTCGTCGGAAAAACCGAGTTCTAAGcgaaatttgaggtttttccttACGTTATTTATGGCATTGAGCGCGAAACCAATACAAGTGGAAAAGCGCGAAGTTTTTTGTTGGTAAAATTACACGAGGACGTTACAAGAAAGCCGGAAGTGGAACGCCATTACATGTGTtcggttaattttcatttatcggcAGTGAGTTTTAAAAATTACAACGGTGAAAATTGCACGTGCAAAGAGATACGCAGTGGCCAAAGCGCGTGGTATACCTTTCTTACAAAATGGAACCGGAGTCAAAGGTTCTGGTTGAATTGTTCGATCCCGCCTCTATGCCATGGAAGCGATGGTTACAAAGGTTCGACGGTGCCATGACCATACATAAAATTACGGGTGAAGATAAAGTGCCTTATATTCTGCACCACTTGGGGGTTGCAAATTACGCCAAATTGTGCGATTTCTGCGATGATGTAGATCTCTACAAGCTAAAGTATACAGATTTGATCGCTTATTTGGCATCCTTGTTCGAAGATAAAGTCGTCGAGATTGCAGAAGCCTATAAATTCCACTGCAGGAAGCAAGGCCAAGGTGAATCCGTTAAAGATTATGTGACAGCACTCAAAAAGTTGTCACAGACATGTGGATTCGGGAGTTTTTTACAAACGGCGATTCGAAATCAGTTTGTTTACGGGTTAAATAACCCGGCGATTCGTCAACGTCTACTGGAAACGGAAACGCTGACCTTGGAAAAAGCGTTAAACGTCGCGTCGGCAATGGAATtgtcgaaaaaggaaaacgaaggCTTGAGTGGGTACGACGAGAGTATACAATTCGTTGCTACatcaggaagaagaagaggttcGCAGTTCAACGACCGAGATAAGTctagaaattcaaattttagaaGAGGCGGTAAGCAGTTTGGCGGTAAGAAGGGTAATgaaagtttttgttttcgttgcgGCTCCCCGGATCATATCGCAAATAAGTGTTCGTTGGACAAAAACGTAAAGTGCCGAGCATGTGGTGTCCTTGGACACATACAGAAAGTATGTTTCAAAACTAAATCGCCTCACGTTGGATTATTAGATTCCGAATATAATAACAAACAGTCGGGCTCGGAAAGCGACGAAAGTGAGCCGTTAAATGTTATCGAGGTGTTTGGTATCGAACACCCAGAAATGCGAGATAAAATTACGGTAAAGTTAAATGTAAACGGTCACGACGTTATGTTCGATCATGATACAGGCGCGGGATTTACGCTTATGAATGTTGATCAGGCAAAAGCGATTTTCAAACACGGAGTCATTTACGCGACAAAATTGACTGCTATTTCATACTGTCATACACCGATACAAGTTCAAGGTTTTATGATTGTTAAAGTAAAGTACAGAGATTCAATTTACAAATTAAACTTATATGTTACAAATTTAGTACGGCCCCCGTTGCTTGGCCGCGAATGGATGCGAATAATGCGGATGTTCCCGTTCGACGGTACAAATGAAGTGTGCAATAGCGTGATGGAAAAAGAGTCAAACATTGATAAAAAGACAGAGATTGAAAAGCTTTTTCAGAAATATCCAAATTTGCTTAAAGAGGACATGAGTCCTATTCATGAATTTAAAGCCACGTTggttttgaaagaaaatgctACGCCGGTTTTTATAAAAGCAAGACGCGTTCCTTTTAGATTAATTCCCTTAGTCGAAACAGAGCTcgataatttagaaaaaaaggatataatTGAGAAAGTTAACACATCTAAATTTGCCACGCCAATCGTGCcagttctaaaaaaaaataatacggtACGTATTTGCGGTGATTTCAGCATAACCATAAACCCGCAGTTAATTGTCGATGAATACCATTTACCGACTACGGATGAACTATTGGCAGATATGGCTGgctgtaaaatttttgctaaagTTGATTTATCTCAGGCTTATTTACAATTGTGTTTGGATGAAAAGAGCTCTGAAATCGTCGTATTAAATACGCATCGCGGTTTGTACAAATGTAAACGACTGTGGTATGGTTTAGCGCCCGCAGTTGCTATTTGGCAACGTTTTATGGAAAGCATTTTAGCGGGGATTAAAGGAGTCTCTGTCTTTATCGATGACATTAAGATGGGTGCGGCAAGTAGTAGTTTGTTAATTGAAACAATTGACggtgttttttctcgtttgaatGCATACAATGTACATGTGTGTAAAAGTAAgtgtacattttttgaaaaatctatcgTTTATTGCGGTTTAGTTTTAAGTGAActaggtatacgtaaaatGCCGGAAAAAATGATTGCTATCGAGAATATGCCGCGGCCAACGAACATTAGAGAATTGCAGTGTTTCATTggtatgataaattattacaatagaTTTATCCCGAAAGTTAGTTCGATTTTACAcccattttttgaaattttacgtgggaagaaaactttttcgtGGAACATTGATTGTGAAAAGGCTTTTCGTAAAgctaaaaatgtttttcaaagcGATGTTTGTTTGGCCTATCTTGACCCCAAACTTAAACTACTATTAGCTTCGGATGCGTCGCCCACCGGATGTGGGGCAGTTTTGTCCCATTCCTATCCAGACGGATCGGAGAGGCCCATTATGTTTATTTCAGCGACTTTTAATTCAACGCAGAGAAATTGGGCTCAAGTAGATAAGGAAGCTTATGCGATTGTCTGGGCTGTTAAGCGTTTGTACCAATACGTATATGGCAGAAAATTCGAATTGATAACAGATAATAGAGCCATTcagcaaattttttcaccggatAAAAGTTTGCCTGTGTTCAGTGCGATGCGTATGCAGCACtatgcaatttttttgcggGGTTTTACGTATACCATTAGATTTAAGAAATCGGAACATAACGCTAATGCGGATTGCCTGTCACGTTTGCCGGTACCGGGCAGCGTAGAGAGTGTTGATGCACTGAGTGTGTTCTACATTAACTTGGTGTCCACCATACCAGTTACTTttgaggaaattaaaaaagaaattgattctAAGCAAGATGCTGACATTTGTAAAGTCATTAATTTGATCAAACAAGGGAAAAAGTTAGAATCAAAAGACACTTGGAATTGTAACCCTTTGGAATTTAATTTGGAATTTGGAATACTGTTAAGGGGACACCAAGTTGTAATTCCACGCAAACTTAGAAAAAGTATGTTAGATCAATTACATGTCGGTCATTTTGGTATTGTCAAGATGAAAAATCTGGCTCGCGGGTACTGTTGGTGGCCAAATATCAGTTTAGATATCGAGCATAAGGCACGAAATTGTTACGAGTGCAATTTACATAGCAGGAATCCACCTGCGAATAAACTGCATATTTGGGAACCAGCCAGTGTTCCTTTCGAAAGAGTACATTGTGATTTTGCGGGGCCTTTTCTtgggaaaatgttttttctataTGTAGATGCTTTTTCTAAGTGGCCGGAAGTACATGTGGTAAAAAACATAAAGActgaaacaattattttaaaatGTCGTGAAATATTTGCTATTTTTGGACTACCTAAAAATATTGTGTCGGACAATGGTCCGACGTTTAAAGCTACagaatttcatgaatttttacacAGTCACGGCATTTTGCATCGATTTTCTGCCCCTTACAATCCTCAAACAAACGGGCAGGTAGAAATTTATGTGAATACGATTAAACAATCTCTTAAGAAAATGTGCGAAAAAGTCTCAGATGTGCAAGAAGCATTATTACAAGTGTTAACGCAGTATCGTATCACACCTCAGGTTACAACGGGCAAAGCTCCTTCTGAGCTATTATTTGGTACGAAACCGAGGTGCACTTTAGATCTTTTAAAACCtgtacaaataaaacaaacgataGTGGAACATAATAATCAAATTCCggtaagaaaattcaaactgaATGATCGAGTCGCTTGTCGTAATTATGCAAATACACAAAAATGGTTTTTTGgtagaatattaaaaattttgggaaaatgCCATTATTTGATTAAGTTAGATGATACCAGAATTTGGAAAAGACACGTAAATCAACttagaaaaattggagaaggcATTGAAAATAGAAGTACGCccgattatgattattatgttCCACCTGAAGAGCAAATGGTTTTTTATGAGACTGTACAAAATGATGATGTATCTAACGCAGAGATCGCGAATGAAAGCGCGAATGCTTCGGCGGGTGAATTGGATGAAACCCCTCCGGTTGGCCCATCGGTCACGGAAATAGATAATCCTGTTGTAGAAAGGCCTATTTTAATACCTAGGCGAAAGCGAAAGCGACAGCCAAAATTTCCGGGAAAGTATGATGAATTTATTTGCGATATACCACCTAAAAGAAGTAAGAgtcaataaaaatatgtatgtattgggattttttttttttttttatttcgagggGGAGTGTCATGTGTGcgctaaaatataatatatatataatgtagagTAACGTAGGTGTAAGGAGACTATGTAATGATATTGTAAAAGTGCTCGTCAGTTCGTCGACGGCACGCTCACGGGAAAGACGTAAATAAAGATACACCTATATTAGTACATGTGTCTTTCAGTCCTTAACCCTGGAACCCAACTCACCCGTACATAACAACAATAAACagtattaatatatttattgatgTATAATCAGGAGCAATAATCAATGTATGCAAGTATACGTACATTCGTGGAGCAAGAGAGGCTAGGGATACAGGTTATCCCTTCACTCAAGTTTATATTCCCTGGTTACATTAAACTAGGGAATGAAAAGTCTCTAGGACTCGcgcgaatattgaaaatataagaaactCCAAATTTCAATACTCCCactattcgaatattttctcagataacaaaaaagccaaaaaaatcaaaatttaagCACATTCGATTCCCAACTTCTCACATAACATAACGAACCTATCTCTCGGCAATGCTTTTGTGAAAATATCCGCAATCTGGTTCTTTGTATCAACATAATTAACAATCATCAATTTCTGAGCAATTTTCCTACGAATCAGATGGTATCTAACATCAATATGCTTAGAGCGTTTGTGAAACTCTTGGCTCTTCATTATTCGAATAGCACTTTGGTTATCTACATTTAGAATAATTTCTCTATCCAAATCCACATTAACATCcttaattaattgtttcaaCCAAACCACTTCTCTTGCCGCTTCACTCGCAGCAATATACTCGGACTCAGTGGTACTCTGAGCTATATCTTGCTGACGACGTGATGCCCATGTAATAGCACCACCTCCTAATATGAAAACATACCCAGTAGTTGATAGTCTTTCTTCTAAATCCCCAGCAAAATCTGCATCTGAATATCCCACCAAACGTGGCATTTTACCAACAACAGAGTATCTAATCCCCAGTTTTGCAGTTCCCCTTAAATACTTAAAAACACGTCTGACTGCATTCCAATGTTCTCTCCCGTacaatgataaatatttactTAGAAAACCTGTGACATACGCTATATCAGGTCTTGAAACAACTGCAGCAAACATCAAAGAACCAATTGCCTGACGATATGGCACATCGacgttttcaataaattttggaTTTACCTTCTCAAAACGTACATTAGGATCTGCTGGCACACTCACTGGATTAGCATTCATCATAtcaaaacgagataaaatacGCTCTATGTAACTCTTTTGATGTACTagtatttctctcttctctctgtCTCTTTCAATCTGCATTCCAACAAAACATTTTGCATCACCAACTGTAATCTCAAAGTTCTCTCTCAAATATTCCATAACATTCTTTAAAGCAGCACAACTAGTTGCAAAAATCAAACCATCATCTACATAAAGTGCGAGATACAGCCTTTGATTTCCAAAATTCCCAATATAAACACATGGATCAGCTTGACTTTGTTCCATTTCATATTTCTttagaaaattgtcaaaatgtTGATTCCAACAACGTGACGCTTGCTTCAATCCGTACAGAGATTTTCTTAATTTACAAACCAAACTCttatcaataacttcaaactCCTTCTGGAATCGACATGTAAATATCTTCGTCCAACTCTCCATACAGAAACGCAGTTTTGATGTCAAATTGTCCTATCTCAAAATCATACTGAGCTGCTAAAGAAAGTAAAACCCTAACTGAATCGTATCTTACTACtggtgaaaaagtttcatgaTAATCTACACCTTCTCTCTGAGTGAATCCTCGAGCCACTAACCTCGCCTTGCATTTACTTATTTTACCCTCAGGCGTTTTCTTAGTCCGAAAAACCCATTTGCTACTTACAACATCTCGTCCTCTTGGCAATTTGACCATTGACCATGTACCGTTCTTCTCATGAGAACTCAACTCCTCAGAAATAGCTTCCTTCCAAACAGCTGCTTCTGGACAAGACATTGCCTCTCGATAGGTACCAGGATCTTCCAATTCGCAGAGATTAGCCTCGTAACGTTCAACTGATTTGATCTTTGTTCGATCTCTCAAGACTCGACTATGTAGACGCCCTGGATTTACATCTTCAACAGGTCCAGCAGCTTTCTCAACGCGTCCATCATCATCTCCAGCTCTTTCATCAACGACAACTTCCTCTGCAGCATCCTCAAAAACACTGCCTTCGTTATTATCAGACTCATTATCTCCATCATCACTATCAATAGGCATAAATAGCGGACAGGAATCTGTAAAGACTTGCTGACATGGTCCTTCATTGAAAATAACATCACTACTTGTCTTAATTTGATTCGTCTCTGGATCATAAAGTCGATAATTCTTAGAATCACCAACGTACCCAACGAAAATCATCTTCTTCGACTTTGACTCCCATTTCTTACGATGCAACTTTGGTACATGCAGATATGCATCACAACCGAAAACTTTGATATGAGACAAATCAGCTTTCTTACCATTCCATACTTCAAGAGGTGTTGTTCTAACTTGTGTGGAAGGAGTACGATTCAACACATACACTGCTGTAAGAACTGCTTCTGCCCAAAATTTTTGTGGCATTTCTTTAGCTAACATCATACTCCTAGCACTCTCTGTGATTGTTCGCATCTCCCTTTCAGCACGACCATTTTGTTCAGGCGTATAAGCAGCAGTAACTTGGTGTTCCACTCCACGATCAACAGTTACCTTCTTGACATATTGGTTGCAATATTCCAAACCTCCGTCAGTTCTTAAAATTTTCGCTCCTCTACCAAACTTCGTGGTAACCAAATTCAGAAATTCTGTCAATTTCTCCACTGCTTCATCCTTTGTGtgcatgaaaaaaacttttctataCCCCGAACAATCATctttaaataaaatgaaatacctAGCTCCTCCTATAGAAGCCACAGGCATTGGTCCACATACGTCACTGTGGATCATTTCTCCTGGAACAGTTTTCTTCACTCTCTTCAGACTCTTGTGTGGTTTGCGATGCTGCTTGCCTTTAGCACAAGCTTCACAGAAAAACTCATCTTCATCCATCAGAGCCACACCCTCAACCATTTTCTTCGCTACCATCTCTCGAAGAACTTTAACATTCACATGTCCCAGACGTTCGTGCCAGTGCTGTAGACTACTCTCTACCACCGCATTTGCCTCATGAGGACAAATGACCTTGAATAACATTCTATATAAGTTGTTCTGCTGCTGAACTCCTACGGCCTTAAGTTCATCCCCATGGCAAATCAgaacatttttctcttcaaaaacaATCTTAAAACCCTTCTTTGTTAAAACCCCCACTGAGAAAAGATTTTTACGAAGTGTCGGTACATAAAAAACGTTCTCTAATGTACCATTTTGCCACTCACCATTGGCAAATATTTTAATCAACACTCGACCTTTTCCTTGTATCTCACAGGGAGCATCATCACAAACCTTGACGTAATTACCACTACAAGGTTGAAAATCCTGGAGCCATTCTCTTCTACTTGTCATATGGCTTGATGCTCCACTATCAGTCAACCAAACATTGTGCACATCCTCCTCAAGAATGTCAACACCAACTGTCATAACCTCTTCATCTTCCACTGAGACCACAAACGCTGTGTTTTGATTAGCATTACGTTGCTTGTTATGACCAGACGATGCTCCGTGCATACCAGTACCAGATCCACTCGCTTGACTATCATGACGACTAGATTGACCTCTGTTTCCAAGATTCCCATTTCGGTCTCCATATTGACTAGATTTATCTCTGtcatgatttgatttttcacttctctcgGTAGCACTAGAATTCTTCTTATCTTTCGTGGGACAGAATCGAGCAAAATGCGTTTTGTCTCCACATACATAACAGCCAGCACTTCCTTTCGACTTATTACCATTCCTTCTTCCATTATCATCTTTCCTATGATGATAACTAGTCGCTGCCAATGCTGCTGCTGATTCCTCAGCACCTTCTAGCCTCGTCTCCTCTTTCAGCAACCTCTCTGTCAAAAGTTTCATTGTCTGCTTACCAGGATCAACACTCTCCCAAGCAGTCACCAAACCACCAAACCTTGGTGGTAAACTTCCTAATACTTTTGCCATCATTGTAACCTCAGAAATTTTCTCCTTAACATCCTCAAGCTGTCGAGCCATATTCTCTATTTTAGCTATATGATTTGACACTTTTTCTCCCGGAGCCATTCGATACTCATGAAAATTCGTCATCAAGagtaatttattcgtttctgtTTGCTGCTCATGAACAGTCAACAACTTTGCCCACATCTGTGCAGCCGACGTACACGTCATCATTGATTCTAACTGTTTAAAATCCAAACCAGCAGACAAAACATACATTGTCTTACCATCCCTCTTCGACCACGCTTGCCACGTATTATCTGTGTGTGCAACGTTAGGTTCAGCATCCTCACCACTGATAATCCCCAATAAGCCCATTGCTTTCAACGCCGTGGTCATTTGAAACTTCCATACCTGAAAATTCGTGCCATCGAACAGCTTGAGGGCCTTCAAATCAATTCCGTCTGCCATATCAACAATTATAACAGTTTCCTCTGAATCGTCTTCCACGTCCTCCTCGCTCTCATCAGTTTTGACCTCAACTGAGCTCTTCTCGTTACCAACAGCTCCAGCCTCAACTGAATTCTCCACCTGTTCAGTTTCACTATTAGACGAATCCTCGACTTCCTCGATTTTTATCTCAATCTCCTCCTTCTTCGAGCTCATTCAGCCCTTTTGCATCGGAActcaaaaacaacaaaaacttgCTATCACATGCCTCAAAAAACCACGGACACAATTTTCAAGCACACCTGGGCCCATAACCTATAAAAGGTGTCaagtgaattataaattgacTGGCCGTGTTAgtgtctggttttttttttttttatatcacaatGATAGTATGAACTATCAGAGTACGAGGACATGCgaaagcaacaacaacaataaacagtattaatatatttattgatgTATAATCAGGAGCAATAATCAATGTATGCAAGTATACGTACATTCGTGGAGCAAGAGAGGCTAGGGATACAGGTTATCCCTTCACTCAAGTTTATATTCCCTGGTTACATTAAACTAGGGAATGAAAAGTCTCTAGGACTCGcgcgaatattgaaaatataagaaactccaaatttcaataaatcataTCCGCGAAaaacgcgacgaaaatttctttaatCCGCCACAGTGCGACGTATTAAATAATATCCGCGGAaccgcgacgaaaatttcctCAATCCGCCATAGAGCGACGTATGAAAGCAATCCGCGACAAAGCGACGGAAAATCTCGAAATGCGCAACAACGGACAATTATTACCAGTAGCAGAGAGAACCTACAATTCCGTCAGCAGCCGGACACCGGAGAAACACTGACAACACATTATAGAGCCCAGCTGATCCGACAACTGCGACTAGGTCATCGCAACACTATGCAGCACATCTACACATCTCAGAAAATGCAAATCCCTTGCATTTTCATCATTGTAGCTGCACTCCTGTAAGTCGTTCGAATCATCCATCCAACAATAAGTGTTCTACAGCTATAAAATAGATCTAAAATTAGCAAATCAAAATGAACCAGCAGAAAGATGATAGTTTCTCTTTCATGTCGATCCAACACGCATCGGCCGTACTTCCGAAATTCAACGGAAAAAATATGTCGTACGGGAAATTCGTGACcagagtaaataaaattcaaaatttgataaaccCGCGAGATCACTTTCAATTCGCGTTCTAAGTGCAGCTCAAATTAGAGGGCAGAGCAGCTAGGCGCATGAAGCCAGAGTCGGTTACCCTTGCCGATACACTTAGAGACCTTAAGCGCGAATATAGATCCAAAAGAACCTTGGATGGAATTCAGGCGGACATTGGCCTATGCGTGatagaacgaaacgaaacagtCATTGAGTATTGTGATAGGGTCACTGAATAAATCAGAGAAGCTGAGGAGGTAGCTGAAGCTACTATTCCAAACGAAGCTGTTAGGTATGCATTAGACCAGGTTAGACTTTTGGCTACGCGTTCTTCGATCAAAGGATTGCCAGACGATAGAGAAAGTAGAGTCGCCGCGGAAAAACCAACTACATAAGCGAAAGCAATGAATAACGCCATGGCAATACAAAGAGTAGAAGCCAACAGAACCAAATTCCACACCCTCAGAACATCCACAGAGAACAGCCGAAGAGACATTAGTAATAGACGCGAAAACTCAGTCCGGTGCGCATACTGCGGACACCGAGGTCACATAGTCAGGGAATGCAGGACGAAGCAACGAGACGCAGAAAGAAATAGACAAGAAAATTACACGCGTACGGGTCAAACTTACGGTAATTATCAAGCGAGACCGCGAGGAACGATGATTACCTGCACGTATTGCAAACGCAAAGGACACGCATTCCAGGAATGTCGAACGCGGATGCGCGAAAATCACCAGTACCACCAAAATCTGCGAGATCATTATCAAGGACGCGGGAATAATAACTACAGGGCACCCGAACCACCAGGTCACGCAAGAGCAACACGTGATTATCAAGGAGCGAACAATCGGTACAACGACAGACAGTTCAATTATCAAAAGGCAAATAATCGGTACAACGACAGACAGTGCAACtatcaaagagaaaacaatCAAAGCAGAAATGTACCAGGCGAAAAAAACAGTCCACATGCCCAACACCGCGTTAATTACACACAAAGAGATTCTTATGAACGCGATGACCCTCGCGATGATGACAATGAACACCGCGAAGCAAACTTCAGCAACGACTCGAGAAGCAGTCATTTAAACGAGAACCGGGACGATCGAGTGGACGCGTCGATATCCCAAGATCAAGACCAGCGTCCTACGCCAGTAGCAGCAACGTATTACAAGCAAAAGAATCGCCAGAATTGACAGCTCCTCACATAATAATACAATCACCGCAAACAGTCCAAAGATAGACAACCCTCATAACAGACACAGGCGCCGACCtcaattcaataaaaatcggGTGCATAGACCGACGCACACTGTTGCCGCCAACCGACATATCTCTGGAATAACGGGTACACATTTAGAAACAATGGGCAGCATTGACCTCGAATTCGCTAACAGGCGACACGAATTTCATTTGGTGCATAATTCATTTCCAATCAAGGGAGACGGGATCCTTagtgcatatttttttcaaacaaaaaatgcaacgatttgtttcaaaaataatatcttgCATACTCGTTATACCGGCACCATACCGCATCATTGaaatcacacacacacgcgcgaacTCACACAAGTTTTCACGAATCAGCAAAATCACGCTCCtacagtacatacatataggcgCCCCGGAATTCGTCAATCCTGAGACACCGCTCTTGGTAGACACAGGTGCTGACGTAAACATTATCAAACTCCACGCACTTAGCTTGGACGCGCTATGCACAGCTAAAGATATAACTACGCTAACGGGCATAACACAGGGACTAATGTAAACCATTGGATCGCTAAAAGTTCAAATCGGTAAC from Athalia rosae chromosome 6, iyAthRosa1.1, whole genome shotgun sequence carries:
- the LOC105683123 gene encoding uncharacterized protein K02A2.6-like codes for the protein MEPESKVLVELFDPASMPWKRWLQRFDGAMTIHKITGEDKVPYILHHLGVANYAKLCDFCDDVDLYKLKYTDLIAYLASLFEDKVVEIAEAYKFHCRKQGQGESVKDYVTALKKLSQTCGFGSFLQTAIRNQFVYGLNNPAIRQRLLETETLTLEKALNVASAMELSKKENEGLSGYDESIQFVATSGRRRGSQFNDRDKSRNSNFRRGGKQFGGKKGNESFCFRCGSPDHIANKCSLDKNVKCRACGVLGHIQKVCFKTKSPHVGLLDSEYNNKQSGSESDESEPLNVIEVFGIEHPEMRDKITVKLNVNGHDVMFDHDTGAGFTLMNVDQAKAIFKHGVIYATKLTAISYCHTPIQVQGFMIVKVKYRDSIYKLNLYVTNLVRPPLLGREWMRIMRMFPFDGTNEVCNSVMEKESNIDKKTEIEKLFQKYPNLLKEDMSPIHEFKATLVLKENATPVFIKARRVPFRLIPLVETELDNLEKKDIIEKVNTSKFATPIVPVLKKNNTVRICGDFSITINPQLIVDEYHLPTTDELLADMAGCKIFAKVDLSQAYLQLCLDEKSSEIVVLNTHRGLYKCKRLWYGLAPAVAIWQRFMESILAGIKGVSVFIDDIKMGARNWAQVDKEAYAIVWAVKRLYQYVYGRKFELITDNRAIQQIFSPDKSLPVFSAMRMQHYAIFLRGFTYTIRFKKSEHNANADCLSRLPVPGSVESVDALSVFYINLVSTIPVTFEEIKKEIDSKQDADICKVINLIKQGKKLESKDTWNCNPLEFNLEFGILLRGHQVVIPRKLRKSMLDQLHVGHFGIVKMKNLARGYCWWPNISLDIEHKARNCYECNLHSRNPPANKLHIWEPASVPFERVHCDFAGPFLGKMFFLYVDAFSKWPEVHVVKNIKTETIILKCREIFAIFGLPKNIVSDNGPTFKATEFHEFLHSHGILHRFSAPYNPQTNGQVEIYVNTIKQSLKKMCEKVSDVQEALLQVLTQYRITPQVTTGKAPSELLFGTKPRCTLDLLKPVQIKQTIVEHNNQIPVRKFKLNDRVACRNYANTQKWFFGRILKILGKCHYLIKLDDTRIWKRHVNQLRKIGEGIENRSTPDYDYYVPPEEQMVFYETVQNDDVSNAEIANESANASAGELDETPPVGPSVTEIDNPVVERPILIPRRKRKRQPKFPGKYDEFICDIPPKRSKSQ